A single genomic interval of Drosophila virilis strain 15010-1051.87 chromosome 2, Dvir_AGI_RSII-ME, whole genome shotgun sequence harbors:
- the Cyp12e1 gene encoding probable cytochrome P450 12e1, mitochondrial, producing the protein MLSRQLCGPQKLCVRFLQTERAFATKQGAAAVVDATPLDQAKPFSELPGPNKISFFCSFLPGGRYRNVPVNDMFLDMKKRYGNIFRMPGLAGADLVVTMNPVDYETVFRNEGQFPYRLGFETFEYFKKVHRRDLFEGVDGLTSGNGPAWGKLRKAVNPILLQPRNAKLYINNLLRVNDEFLERIRAIKNPETQEMPGDFGEDIRRLILESIASVALNTRLGLLSENRESEEAKQLIIALENILDLSFQLNLMPPIWKYLPMPKFKKLIGSLDTIVDICYKHIQEALQRIEQDARAGRLTTEPGQETSILEKLARFDRKAAVIIAMDLFFAGVEPTLVSLTGILLCLAKNPAQQARLLDEIKGVLPDKNSSLTMDNMSHLPYLRACIKEGIRMYPIGPGTVRRMPCDVVLSGYRVVAGTDVANAANFQMANMEQFVPRVRDFLPERWLRDESHSNLVGDTATPFMYLPFGFGPRACAGKRIVDMILEIAVARLVRNFEIGFDYPIENAFKTDFFVKPNIPFKFKLVERSV; encoded by the exons ATGTTGTCGAGACAGTTGTGTGGGCCCCAAAAGCTATGTGTTCGATTTCTTCAAACTGAGAGGGCGTTTGCTACAAAG CAAggcgcagcagctgttgtAGATGCCACGCCTTTGGACCAAGCAAAGCCCTTCTCGGAGCTACCCGGTCCCAATAAAATCAgctttttttgttcttttctgCCAGGCG GTCGCTATAGGAATGTTCCGGTGAATGATATGTTTTTGGATATGAAGAAACGGTATGGAAACATTTTTCGCATGCCAGGTCTCGCTGGCGCTGATCTTGTCGTTACTATGAATCCTGTTGATTATGAGACGGTCTTCCGCAACGAAGGACAGTTTCCCTATCGGCTTGGTTTCGAAACATTTGAGTATTTCAAGAAGGTCCACAGACGCGATTTATTTGAGGGTGTCGATGGTCTTACTTCAGG CAACGGACCTGCTTGGGGCAAGTTGAGAAAAGCTGTAAATCCGATTCTGTTGCAGCCGCGTAATGCCAAGTTGTATATAAACAATCTGCTGAGGGTCAATGATGAGTTTCTGGAACG catACGAGCGATAAAAAATCCAGAAACTCAAGAGATGCCTGGTGACTTTGGCGAAGATATTCGCCGTTTAATCCTAGAGTCCATTGCTTCCGTGGCGCTTAACACGCGTCTCGGATTGTTGAGTGAGAACCGGGAGAGTGAGGAGGCGAAACAATTGATCATTGCATTGGAAAACATTCTTGATCTGAGCTTTCAGCTAAACTTGATGCCACCGATTTGGAAGTATCTACCAATGCCCAAGTTTAAGAAGCTCATAGGATCCCTCGATACTATTGTAGATATTTGTTATAAACACATACAAGAGGCGCTGCAGCGCATCGAACAGGATGCCAGGGCTGGACGTCTTACCACTGAGCCAGGTCAAGAAACAAGTATATTGGAGAAGCTGGCCCGTTTCGATCGCAAGGCAGCGGTGATTATTGCCATGGATCTGTTCTTTGCCGGCGTGGAACCT ACCCTTGTCAGTTTGACCGGCATTCTCCTTTGCCTGGCTAAAAATCCTGCACAACAGGCACGTTTGCTGGACGAGATAAAGGGTGTGCTGCCCGATAAGAACTCATCATTGACCATGGACAATATGTCACATTTGCCCTATCTGCGTGCCTGTATCAAGGAGGGCATCCGTATGTATCCTATTGGCCCCGGTACCGTGCGCCGCATGCCCTGCGATGTGGTCTTGAGTGGCTATCGTGTCGTAGCCGGTACGGATGTAGCCAATGCTGCCAACTTCCAGATGGCCAATATGGAGCAGTTTGTACCGCGAGTCCGCGATTTCCTACCCGAGCGGTGGCTACGTGATGAGTCCCACTCGAACCTTGTGGGTGATACGGCCACACCCTTCATGTATCTACCCTTTGGCTTTGGACCGCGCGCCTGCGCTGGCAAGCGCATTGTCGACATGATTCTGGAGATTGCCGTTGCCAGGCTGGTGCGGAATTTCGAGATCGGCTTCGATTATCCGATTGAGAACGCATTCAAGACAGACTTCTTTGTGAAGCCAAACATACCCTTCAAGTTCAAGCTTGTGGAGCGTTCTGTgtaa